The following proteins are encoded in a genomic region of Oryza brachyantha chromosome 11, ObraRS2, whole genome shotgun sequence:
- the LOC102707631 gene encoding thaumatin-like protein: protein MAIPLLILVNAIITLVVSIAVTRGAAGGGNGIQLIMVNNCGESVWPGLLGTAGHPTPQSGGFHLGPGEEAAFEVAAGWSGRVWPRRGCKFDSRGRGSCATGDCGGVMRCGGAAGATPATVVEMTLGTPASAMHFYDVSLVDGFNLAVAMAPVGGGVGCGTAACGADVNVCCPSALEVRDREGRVAGCRSACRAMGGDRYCCTGAYGSPSTCRPSMFSHLFKAICPRAYSYAFDDATSLNRCRASRYLITFCPPQPS, encoded by the exons ATGGCCATTCCTCTGCTCATCCTCGTCAATGCCATCATCACCCTCGTCGTCTCCATCGCAGTCACTC gaggagcagcaggtgGTGGCAATGGCATCCAGCTGATCATGGTGAACAACTGCGGCGAGTCGGTGTGGCCGGGCCTGCTGGGCACCGCCGGCCACCCCACGCCGCAGTCGGGCGGATTCCACCTGGGccccggcgaggaggcggcgttcgaggtggcggcggggtGGTCGGGGCGCGTGTGGCCACGGCGGGGCTGCAAGTTCGACTCCCGCGGGCGCGGCAGCTGCGCGACGGGCGACTGCGGCGGGGTGATGCGgtgcggcggtgcggcgggggcgacgccggcgacggtggtggaGATGACGCTGgggacgccggcgtcggcgatgCACTTCTACGACGTGAGCCTGGTAGACGGGTTCAACctggcggtggcgatggcgccggtgGGGGGAGGCGTGGGGTgcgggacggcggcgtgcgggGCGGACGTGAACGTGTGCTGCCCGTCGGCGCTGGAGGTGAGGGACAGGGAAGGGAGGGTGGCGGGGTGCAGGAGCGCGTGCAGGGCGATGGGCGGCGACCGGTACTGCTGCACGGGGGCGTACGGGTCGCCGTCGACGTGCCGGCCGAGCATGTTCTCCCACCTGTTCAAGGCCATCTGCCCGCGCGCCTACAGCTACGCCTTCGACGACGCCACCAGCCTCAACCGCTGCCGCGCCAGCCGCTACCTCATCACCTTCTGCCCCCCGCAACCTTCTTAA
- the LOC102707915 gene encoding putative cyclin-D7-1, producing MDDDDSSTFNSLLYCDEEPFDSTPPPPEQQQRRQLAVRTPDDDDEEEVMEYYKAKQRSYAPQRDYCFCLQQQQQQLQHGVSTARLKAVRYIIYAMGRLGLDASTAFNAVNYLDRFLSINCHLRWEEWMVEVVSVACLSLACKLDEVTIPSLHDLQMEEAMGHSFRPSTVGDMELTLLKALRWRLACVTPFSFLLPAAATAAAAASHILLRSLLDPSFLRFDASLLAASALVCTIHPQPHHLSAHVNRLIHPLRQTDHEVKECFNMMRELNLDLSNNPGRCTDQLWSPISVVPFQTDGTVNRSAVSRRLFGGLNPEVGDNTEEDKDSGLCTFVQEMK from the exons ATGGATGACGACGATAGCAGTACTTTCAATTCTCTCCTCTACTGCGACGAGGAACCTTTCgactccacgccgccgccaccggagcagcagcaacgGCGGCAGCTGGCAGTAAGGAcgccggacgacgacgacgaggaggaggtgatGGAGTACTACAAGGCGAAGCAGAGGTCGTACGCTCCGCAGAGAGATTACTGCTTCTGcctgcaacagcagcagcagcagcttcagcATGGCGTGTCCACGGCCAGGCTCAAAGCCGTACGCTACATCATCTAC GCAATGGGCAGGCTGGGACTGGATGCATCGACGGCGTTCAACGCAGTCAACTATCTGGATCGCTTCCTCTCTATCAATTGCCATCTG AGGTGGGAGGAGTGGATGGTGGAAGTGGTGAGCGTGGCCTGCCTCTCCCTCGCATGCAAGCTGGACGAGGTCACCATCCCCTCGCTCCACGACCTTCAG ATGGAGGAGGCGATGGGGCACTCGTTCCGGCCGTCCACCGTCGGGGACATGGAGCTCACGCTGCTCAAGGCTCTCCGGTGGCGCCTCGCCTGCGTCACtcccttctccttcctcctccccgccgccgccaccgccgccgccgccgcttctcacatcctcctccgctccctcTTGGACCCTTCCTTCCTCCGGTTTGATGCCTCGCTGCTTGCTGCCTCTGCTCTTGTATGCACCATTCATCCACAGCCTCATCATCTCTCCGCCCATGTCAACCGTCTCATCCATCCATTGCGCCAAACG GATCATGAGGTCAAGGAGTGCTTCAACATGATGAGAGAACTTAATTTGGATCTGTCCAACAATCCTGGCAGGTGTACTGACCAGTTGTGGAGTCCGATTTCAGTAGTTCCCTTCCAGACTGACGGTACAGTTAACAGGTCAGCAGTAAGCCGACGCCTATTCGGCGGATTAAACCCAGAAGTTGGTGATAATACAGAGGAAGACAAGGATAGTGGACTATGCACATTTGTTCAAGAGATGAAGTGA